In a single window of the Mauremys reevesii isolate NIE-2019 linkage group 3, ASM1616193v1, whole genome shotgun sequence genome:
- the RRM2 gene encoding ribonucleoside-diphosphate reductase subunit M2: MIPARAPFSVRNEQPRLSPMKNLVLTDKENTPPATSATRVLATKTARKIFQEADAKPLKPKAVIQAPSNLEDEPLLRENPHRFVMFPIQYHDIWQMYKKAEASFWTAEEVDLSKDIQHWESLKPEEKYFISHVLAFFAASDGIVNENLVERFSQEVQVTEARCFYGFQIAMENIHSEMYSLLIDTYIKDPKQREFLFNAIETLPCVKKKADWAMQWIGDKQATFGERVVAFAAVEGIFFSGSFASIFWLKKRGLMPGLTFSNELISRDEGLHCDFACLMFKHLIHKPSEERVRDVITNAVRIEQEFLTEALPVKLIGMNCTLMKQYIEFVADRLMLELGFSKIFKAENPFDFMENISLEGKTNFFEKRVGEYQKMGVMSKSTDNSFTLDADF, encoded by the exons ATGATCCCCGCCCGGGCCCCGTTCTCCGTCCGCAACGAGCAGCCCCGCCTGTCGCCCATGAAGAACCTGGTCCTGACCGACAAGGAGAACACG CCCCCCGCCACCAGCGCCAcgcgggtcctggccaccaagaCCGCCCGCAAGATCTTCCAGGAGGCGGACGCGAAGCCG CTGAAACCCAAAGCAGTGATACAAGCTCCTAGCAATCTGGAAGATGAGCCACTCCTACGGGAGAATCCCCACCGGTTTGTCATGTTCCCCATCCAGTACCATGATATCTGGCAGATGTACAAGAAAGCAGAGGCCTCCTTCTGGACAGCTGAAGAG GTTGATCTTTCCAAAGACATTCAACACTGGGAGTCCCTGAAGCCTGAGGAGAAATACTTCATTTCACATGTCTTAGCCTTCTTTGCAGCAAGTGATGGCATTGTAAATGAGAATTTG GTGGAACGATTCAGCCAAGAAGTACAAGTAACAGAAGCGCGCTGTTTCTATGGCTTCCAGATTGCTATGGAAAACATACATTCAGAAATGTACAGTCTGCTCATAGATACTTACATTAAAGATCCAAAACAGAG GGAATTTCTTTTCAATGCCATTGAAACACTGCCATGTGTTAAAAAGAAGGCTGACTGGGCCATGCAGTGGATTGGGGACAAACAAGCAACATTTG GAGAACGTGTAGTGGCTTTTGCAGCAGTGGAAGGAATCTTCTTCTCTGGCTCCTTTGCATCCATCTTTTGGTTGAAGAAGAGAGGGTTAATGCCTGGACTCACTTTTTCTAATGAACTCATCAGCAGAGATGAG GGTTTGCACTGCGACTTTGCCTGCCTAATGTTCAAGCACTTGATTCACAAACCATCTGAGGAAAGAGTAAGAGATGTCATTACCAATGCTGTCAGGATAGAGCAG GAATTCTTGACAGAGGCGCTACCTGTAAAGCTGATTGGCATGAATTGCACTTTAATGAAACAATACATTGAGTTTGTAGCAGATCGACTTATGCTGGAGCTGGGATTTAGCAAG ATATTCAAAGCAGAGAATCCATTTGACTTTATGGAGAATATCTCGCTGGAAGGCAAGACTAACTTCTTTGAGAAGCGAGTAGGAGAATACCAGAAGATGGGAGTAATGTCAAAATCCACAGATAACTCTTTCACTTTGGATGCAGACTTTTAA